The sequence TTGTGGATATAGACCTGTCAATCCAGGCCATGACCATGTCAGCCAAGCAGTTCGGGGATATGACCAAGAACTTCATCCGCGAGACTGCCGTGGCCACAGGGGGCAAGAAGGCCATAGACAAACTGACCGCCCCTATTTGGTCGTGGGGACAGAGAAATTCCGTTTATCCATTGCACTTCGGAATCGCATGTTGCGCCTTGGAGATGGCCGCATCATCCGGTGCCCGTTTCGATGCCGAAAGGTTGGGTATCATTTATAGGTCATCACCGAGGCAGTCCGATGTACTATTGCTCAACGGTTGGATCTCATCAAAGATACGCCCCTCCCTGAAGG comes from Methanomassiliicoccales archaeon and encodes:
- the nuoB gene encoding NADH-quinone oxidoreductase subunit NuoB, whose amino-acid sequence is MDIDLSIQAMTMSAKQFGDMTKNFIRETAVATGGKKAIDKLTAPIWSWGQRNSVYPLHFGIACCALEMAASSGARFDAERLGIIYRSSPRQSDVLLLNGWISSKIRPSLKALYEQMPAPKWVIAMGECSISGGPWYDAYNVIQGVDTFIPVDIYIPGCPPRPDALIDGFLKLNRKITAENRGSFLDD